The Eleutherodactylus coqui strain aEleCoq1 chromosome 10, aEleCoq1.hap1, whole genome shotgun sequence genome contains the following window.
ACGTTGTTCATCCCTGACAGGTGGAAGACTTATGCATTCTTAAGGGGGAGGGGAAGACCTTTGCATTCTTGTAAGACTTGGTGGGGGTGTTAGAACTTGGCGCACATGAGACTAGATGATTTGGTTTACCAGCAGACTACTCTAGGATCAGTGAATGCAGGAAGGATTGCTAACGAGCAGGTCAGTTCTACATCGTTTCTGTGGCTCGTGAACTAGAAGTAGCTGAACACTAGTTGGCCATCCCTCCCTCTCGTCTCTCTTGAAAAGAATGCAGCCGGTAGTTGTATAACTGTTGGCTGCATTTTCTTCTTCAACCGACTAAAGTGCTGATGGCCtcacatgcaaataaggaaaatgaaaCCATATTAGCATAAGTTACCCAGAGGAGTGTTCATGGCCGtatgagtctcctcactcgcttttcaggtgtcttctcacacgcCTTCTGGGTGATCTCCTTGGgaagagacaatgccatcccctgacccactcgcCCCCTTGGCttctccacaccctttttggGGTGCTCTtctttaaggagagacgacacccctcgaCCCCAATATCGTCTTCAATGTGACCGCTATGGTGGAATGTGGTTCTATTCAAACTAATTCTTGATCAGACTCTGGTTACTATTGTCCTGTTTGCCGACTGAGTTGGAGAACTTTATGGTTTAACATCTGGCAATCTTGCTTGTAGTGCAACACCCAAGTATTCTGAGCAAAACTGGCCATACATCTGCGATTTCAGACAGCCGTTCTCCGAATGACTCTGTTTATCAAGGTTGTCATCATGCCACACATAGAGGCAATCCTCCCTAGATAAACTTCTTTCCCATCCACATGATGGTACCAGGAAAGGACACCAGCTAACTCCGCTTCACTGTTTTCTCTTGCCGAGAGCAAGAACACAAAGCCGCTGCTAGACCCATTAACCACAAAAAGGTTCCAGTTCCTCAATCGTGGAAAGAACATTGTGCACAAAGAGTAATCCTAGAATAAAGCCGTGCACCGGGTATACAACTGGTCTACGTGTTTGAGGTGAGGTTCTAGTCATGGCATAACAGCTCAGCTTGAAACGCGTAGGACAGTTGCATACTCCATACAATTTATTCTACTATTATGCATGAGGAATAAAGTAATTGTCACAATTCTGAAGTGCCGGAACCTTgtttatccacagaatagggaagaATTGTTTCACTGGGGGTCCAACCAATGGGACCTCACTGATCCTAAGAAAGGGGTGCTGTTTTCTTCCATGTGGCTGGTCTGTTGATTGACCATACAGGTTGCAGCTCCAATAACTTCTATGTGGTTGTCTAGTCTTGATCATTACTGTAATAATGCTGGCCTTTaggtatagaatggtagagttggaaggttcatcgggtccaacccccagctccgtgcaggatcactaaatcatcccagacagatgtctgtccagcctctgtttgaagacttccattgaaggagaactccccacctcccgtggcaacctgttccactcattgatcacctcactTTCAGAAAGTTAATACATTTGTTTATAAATTGATAAAAGTATATAAATTGCTGGTATGTCTGCCGCACTGCTAATGAACGGTCTGCAGGATTTGTCCCTTGTCCATGCTATTAGTTACTGTACTTGTGTTGTACAGCGGTCATTAGCATCTTGGACGATCAGCTTCCTCTGTGCAGAGTGCATTAAATCAGCAGATCGGCCACAAGGAGGATAATATCATAAAGCTGAGCCATAATAAAGCTGAGCCGGCTCTCCAAGGTGATCTTTGAAGTCTTCCTAGCAGAACATGATTGACAAGGTGCAGAGGTTGTTTGTGTCGTTCTGGCTGTAATGTAATTACGCAGGAAGCCGGGTCTGTGGGACGCTTTTGATGTGCAGTTTAAGATTAGGGCTGAGGGGGCACCTACTTCTTGAGTCGGCAGTGCCCTGCTGGTAGGGGCTGTAGTGTAGCCAGGCTGTGTCTGCTCTCCGCCCGCTTCGCCCTGGAAAGATTAGGCTATTGGCGTCACACCAAATCCTCTAGTTTTGAGCGGAGTCCAAGCAGCAGTAAGTCTTCTTCTCGGGAACACGCTGGACTGAGCAGTATACAAGGGGGATTGACTTCCTAATTGCTCGTAGCTGGTGCACACTGGAGACCTGCAGTTGGTGACACAATAGTTATTGACCTTTCAGTAGGTTTTCCTCAAGTCACATTTTTCTCCTGCTGACTCGTTTGTTTTGCTTGCTGCTTGTATTTAGCAGTTTGCCCCCCTTCTTCTGTCACTCTCTGATTTGCCGTTGGTTGCGTTCTTCTCCTTTCTACGGACCACCGCTGTCCTACGCTCTCGCTCACCCTACTCTGATGCTTTTCTCTCTCGGGACAGCATGTGGTGTCGCAGGCTGGCATGGCTCTATCCGGAGACCAGGAGGCTTCTAACCAAGGTGGCTAAACGGCCGCATCGATGGACAACTAAATTACAAAGGTCTTCTCCGTCGGTGGTCCGATGGCTCAGTACTGGTCCAGGGACTCCAGAATGCTCATGGGTCCTCCATCCTGGTCATATGGGTGAGTTGAGACTTGAAAAATGTGTAATAATGCAACTCTTTAACTCCTTTTACTGTCTAATTGCTCAGTATATGGAAGACTAACTGTGTgggatggggaaaaaaatctatatctCTGTCTACAGAAATATGAGAAATCAATTAGTTAAGTAGTTAGTGACCCTTTGGTCCCAGGACAAAGCTGGGGGGTGGAGGAGGGCTGTCATATTACCTCTCCTCTATTTGTGCTGCAGATCTCCTAGGGCCCCTCGttgttcttccaagatggccatggaccttctctgactacctgaggtGCAGCACTGGCCAGTCTGACTGCACAGTGTACGTCGGTAGTAAGTGGAGCACTAGAGCTATCTTGGAAGGCCCTGCCTTGGCACACCAGCACAAGTGGAGGACGGCAGGTAATAATACTTCCCCCTGCTCCTGTTCAGGGACCTGAGAGTCACTTTAATTCACCGTTGGAAGCTTCTGAGATGAGGTTACATTGCCCTTTCTGGTTACTCCATGTGCTCGTATGTATAGATCTATAGCTCCCATTTCTCTTGTACATTCTTTATTAAATTGAGGGGGATATGAGGCCACTTGTAGCAGTTTTATAGAATAATGTTGAAAAGCTGTTGTTCAGTTCTCTGCTGCCATGGGACTTGGTGGGAGGCATGTGGAAGTTCCTGGGCCGACTTATTAACTATATTTTAAGTGCTTGGCTGGCGTGATATGACTTGAATCCGTTAAAACAATAAAGGCAGTGGTGCTTGCCTGTCCTCTTCCCAGTGATCCTGCACTGCAGTCCCACGGTGGTCCTGGTCTTTGTGTAGGCACTAcaaccacctgaccactgcagccaatcagaagtaaaAACAGGTCATATGCCGTTCTCCTTGCATCCAGGCTCCCAGgagaatggcacatgactgcttcctacctctgattggttgcagcaggagTGCAGCGCTGAGATGACCGGTAAGTATTGCTACTTTTATAATCTTAACAGATTTTGAtccaattttaaaaataaatcttattacCCAGACAACCTCCAGATGTTGGCATGAGCCATTGTACAACTAAACAAATTTTGGCAAATCTTGCTCCATCTCCAGTCTTTCCTTCCTATGTTTTTCCGCAGAGCTCTTATACTCCGGAGCGTCCATGCACTTGGACTATGTGTGGCTCCGTGATCACTGCCGCTCAGCTTCATGCTATAACTCGAAGACCAATCAGCGCAGTCTGGACACGGCCAGCGTGGAACTGGACATCAAGCCAGCACAAGTGCGAGTAGATGAGACCACGCTGTACCTAACATGTAAGTGTCTTACAACCGAGGAGCGTCACCTTCGGCATAAAGGAGGCCATTAATGGGACTATTGGGCCTATTATTGGCTACATCCTGACCAGGTTTACTTACGTTATATAGGAttacaatgggttctgttcttttGTTCATGCGCCCGGTCCAGTATTATAGATTGGCCCGGTCTGTTACTGCAAAATCAAATGCAGCCCGTGGTCAAGAGCGGCACTTCTGGAAACGTCCAACCCTCTGATAATAGTCTACAGCGCACTTGTTTTTACATGTGTAGGACAGTGTAGATGAATCTATGATCTGCACCATTAAGCTCCCTCTATGCAGCACATAGTAATACATATACAGAAGTGTGCAAAAAATATTTGCGtcacatgctccattcagtgttTGATACTGAAAACCGTGAGTAAGCTGCATAAAACctcggtcaagaggggtgtcgtctctccttaaggagcgcACCCAAAACGTGTGTGGAGACTCCTGCggagtgagtgggtcgggggatggcatcgtctcttcccaaggagagcagccagaaggggtgtgagaagacacctaaaaagtgagtgaggagacttatagggccatgcacactcctctgggtaatttatgcaaataaggaagatggaacaatacctctgcagcgccacctattggatgcaagcattccttcaaatcaatgtcagagccTTTatgcaggtctttataacaatgattgggatggaaaaccaagccagaaaactacATAGAGAGCTGTTTTGGGGTGctcgcccctcatcagtgtgcagtaggtttctggcttggctggtgagagacctatgacgtgggtcaagagggggaacatcactccttaaggagagcacccaaaaaagtgtgtgaagacaccaatggggtgagtgggtcaggaaaTGGTCTCATCTCTCCTTATGCCCAATTCTTGGTATAAAGGGTCTGGCATTGatgtgaaggaatgctgccatccaataggtggcgctgcagaggtattgtccaaTCTCCCTAATTTACATAGAAACCTCTGAACGGTTGTAACTGTTTTTTAAGTTGTGTTATACTTTAAGAGGAGGATTTGTGGTGTTTCTGCTTTCGGCACTGAATGGAGCTTGTGATGCAATTCTTCTTACTCTTTAGCTTTGCTACTTGTATTCTTGTTCCCATTTGCAGGGCCGGATGGTCACATGACCCGATATGGCTTGGAATGGTTGTCGCAGAATTGTTATGAAGGCCAGAAACAGCAGCTTGTCCAGCCAAGGATATTGTGGAGTACCCAGAGCTATAAGGAAGCCAACGTTCCGTCCGTCAGTTACTTAGACTTCTTGGAGACAGGCGAGGGGCTGAGAGACTTTCTGCAGAACTTCCTTCTCTATGGTATTGCTTTTGTAGAAGACGTTCCAGCCACCCGAGAAGAAACCCAGAAAGTGGCGGAGAGAATCAGCCATATCCGGTAACTTACTCCTCCAATACTGTATGTTAGTGAACTGTCTGGAGGGCAAGGAGATGGAACTCTTCAGCCGAGTCTGTGGACAGACCACAAACAACCCTGTAGGTTACGGACGGGGATCGTCCATCGGTGCGTTCATCTGTTCACACGGTGGAATGGATGGGGCCGAAAGAATCTGTCAAAACACCCCTGTAAACTATTGGTTACCGGGTGCAGATAGGCGGCAAAATACCTGTCCAAACCTGGCAGCGCTCAGCGGGTGCTGCTGTGTGCACACCTGGCAGCGCTCAGCGCGTTCCGCTGTGTGCACACCTGGCAGCGCTCAGCGCGTTCCGCTGTGTGCACACCTGGCAGCGCTCAGCGCGTTCCGCTGTGTGCACACCTGGCAGCGCTCAGCGCGTTCCGCTGTGTGCACACCTGGCAGCGCTCAGCGCGTTCCGCTGTGTGCACACCTGGCAGCGCTCAGCGCGTTCCGCTGTGTGCACACCTGGCAGCGCTCAGCGCGTTCCGCTGTGTGCACACCTGGCAGCGCTCAGCGCGTTCCGCTGTGTGCACACCTGGCAGCGCTCAGCGCGTTCCGCTGTGTGCACACCTGGCAGCGCTCAGCGCGTTCCGCTGTGTGCACACCTGGCAGCGCTCAGCGCGTTCCGCTGTGTGCACAGGCAAGCTCCGTGTGCAGCTCCACGTCAAAAAAAGCTGCAGAAAGTCTCTGATTTGGATgcggttttgtttgtttttatgctgaattcacactgaaaatccCGTGCTGCGCTCCGCTGGGTGAGCAGATCACTAATTTAGGGGAGGATGGAAATCTTTTATTAAAGAAAAGAGTTCAGGTTTGGGCAACTTTCATatagttgggttttttttttttaaatctagcgcAGTCTTCCATCTCTTATGCTGAactctgttcttttttttaacccgGCCAAAAAGACTGATGGGTACAGAAACTTGCAAAATGGAGACCAAAGAGACGTCCAGCGCAGACATTAGAGACTGTCGGGTAATATGAGCCCTATAAGCTGAACATATGGGCTGAAaggaatcacccccccccccccccccacccccaaaaaggcCAAATtggtttgccttttttttcccatttcagccCTCTTAGAAACTTttgaaagtccccccccccccccccttcagtacattatatggtatatgaaatggtaccattgaaaaatacaattcgacccacaaaaaaacaagccctctagaCAGCTGTTAACAAAAAATGGGCTATATATGatataaaacatatatttttaaacttttttttttttgaaagtggggagtatAAACTGAAAAAACCCtgcgtctttaaggggttaagtgtatcctgaatgcagggagtaCATTTTTCTTATTGACCACTAGGAGGCACTGTTGCATAAGTCTTCAAAAACTCCCAAAGTAAAGTTTTTAGTCCTCTGTCGCATACACCTCTAATCTTCATGAATCCACTTCCTGCAGCCTGCCATGTAAACCATTGTCATATCTCCTAGGGTAGTAAGAGCGGGCCTAGAATGGCCAAGCAGAAGATGGCGCCCAGGTCACGTGATCCGGCTGTCGGGAGTTCTGTGACTCTGGGGTCTGCATCTGTATCCACCGGTACCATCTATCAGTGCGGCCGCTGTGTCGTGATGCCGATCTGTCTGCTAATATTTAATTCTGCATTTCCCACTTCTGCAGGGAGACCATTTATGGTAAAATGTGGGACCTCACATCCGACTTCTCACGGGGAGACACGGCGTATACCAAGCTCGCTCTCGACCGTCATACAGACACCACTTACTTCCAGGAGCCTTGTGGGTACGTTAACTTTCTTTGCAAATTATAGAACTGTTACTCTGTTTGAATGCAAGAAAAATGGCTGCGACTTTGTCTTCTGACTTTCTTGTACTTGATGACCTGTAAGATCTATTTTGGATGAAATCTGTCCCTTGAGGAAGGTCTTAGTTTTCCTCGTCTTGAAGGAAAAATTTGTGCTGCGGCAAGATGCTTCCCAACCGTACACTGGTCTGAGAATAGGAGTGCCCAATAGATGCCACCTAAGGTGCCCATGGACAGGACATTATTTTTCTCCCCTTAGCTCTATGGGACAGAGTGGGCTCACTGCAGAGGAGGATGGCATGGTCCGTGTTAACAGTATCTTTGTCTTCATGTTCACTTTCTACATGTACTGCCCCTTTAAATTCCTCCGATGAATGCTCAATTGTTACTGCAGTTTTTACACCAACCACAGAGCCCCCACCAGTCCGCCACTTCCTGCTCTGCACAGATAACTTCTCGGCAGGCAGCTCATCACTTATCATCG
Protein-coding sequences here:
- the TMLHE gene encoding trimethyllysine dioxygenase, mitochondrial, whose protein sequence is MWCRRLAWLYPETRRLLTKVAKRPHRWTTKLQRSSPSVVRWLSTGPGTPECSWVLHPGHMELLYSGASMHLDYVWLRDHCRSASCYNSKTNQRSLDTASVELDIKPAQVRVDETTLYLTWPDGHMTRYGLEWLSQNCYEGQKQQLVQPRILWSTQSYKEANVPSVSYLDFLETGEGLRDFLQNFLLYGIAFVEDVPATREETQKVAERISHIRETIYGKMWDLTSDFSRGDTAYTKLALDRHTDTTYFQEPCGMQLFHCLRHEGTGGRTLLVDGFHAAEQVRQNHPEDFEILSNVPLRHEYIENVGESHNHMVGIGPVLNVYPWNKELYMIRYNNYDRAVINTVPYDLVRRWYSSHRILTTELRKPENELWVKLKPGKVLFVDNWRVLHGRESFTGYRQLCGCYLTRDDVLNTARLMGLKS